The genomic region AGCTCCGCCACGTCGGACTCGATCCTGACGGGGTCGTCCGACTCCGTCCAGCCGAAGCGCCGCGCCAGCCGCCCGAAGTGGGTGTCCACCGTAATGCCCGGAATGCCGAACGCATTGCCCAGCACCACGTTCGCGGTTTTCCGTCCGACGCCGGGAAGCGTCACCAGGTCTTCCAGACGGCCGGGCACCACGCCGTCGTACTCGTCCACCACCCGGTTCGCCAGCGCGAGCAGGTTCCGTGTCTTGGCGCGGAAAAACCCCGTCGGCTTGATGATGGCTTCCAGCTCCGCGGTGTCCGCTTCCGCCATGGCGCGGGCGTCCGGGTAGCGGGAGAAGAGCAGCGGCGTGATCAGGTTGACCGTCACGTCAGTGGTCTGCGCGGAGAGCACCGTGGCCACGAGGAGCTCGAAGGGGTTCCGGAAGTCGAGCTCGGCGTGGGCATACGGGTACTGCTCGGCGAGGGCCCGGTTGATCCTGCGCGCCCGGCGCTTCAGGGCCAGGGGCGACTCGCCGGAACGGGCCGGCGGGCTAGCCGCCGCCCCGTTTTCGGCGGGGAGGGCACCGGCTGGAACTTCGGCGGCGATGGCGTGCCCGCCGATCTCCGTTGGAGCATCGGCCGGAACAACGGCGGCCGGAATCTCCGCGGGAGCAGGAGCCACAGGGACGCCGTCCGGCGTGCCGCGCCGGCGCGAAGCTGAGTCGGCCACGGCGGCCGGCTAGCCGCGCTCGATGTTGCTGAGGTCGCGCAGGACGCCCACCCGGCCGTCCGTGTGCTGGACCAGGAACTCGTCCCCGCGGTCTTCGAGGGCCAGGACCCAGCCACCGGGCTCGATCCCGAACAGCGGTGCGCCCGTGCGCTCGTCAACGGCAGTGCGGTGCTGTGCCACAGCGAACCAGAAGGCCTCGTGGACCTGTTCCTGTTCGGACTCCTCCGGCCGGCTCGCCGGGTCAACGGTGGCACCGATCGGTTCCTGCGACCTCGCCTGCTGCGGAATGTCCACCCTCGGGTGAACGGCGGTGGCAGGCGTGGCCGAGGCCGCCCGTGCCGCCTCCTCCGCGGCTTCACCTGCAGCAGCGTCGGACTTGCTTTCGGCCACGGGGGCTTCCGCAGCGGGCGCCTCCGTGGCTGCCGCCTCCCTGCCGACTGAATTTGCGCCGGCCGCAGGGGCGGTCGTGGCTGCCTCCAGCTGGGTCTGCTCGGCCTCGGGGGTGGCTGGCTGGGCGCCGGCGGCCTCGGCCTCGGCGGACGGCACTGTGCTCGTCTGTGCGGCGCCACCCGTCTGCACAGACGGCACGACGGCGGCCGGTCCCGTTTCCGGTGCGGCGGCGGCGCTGCTGGCCGCGTTAGCGGCGGGCCATATTCCGGTCGCGGTGCCGGAGGCCCCGGCCTGGGCTGCACCGCCCCCCGGCTGGCCGACCGCCGTCGCACCGTGGGAAGCGGATCCATGGGAAGCGGA from Arthrobacter globiformis harbors:
- the nth gene encoding endonuclease III — encoded protein: MALKRRARRINRALAEQYPYAHAELDFRNPFELLVATVLSAQTTDVTVNLITPLLFSRYPDARAMAEADTAELEAIIKPTGFFRAKTRNLLALANRVVDEYDGVVPGRLEDLVTLPGVGRKTANVVLGNAFGIPGITVDTHFGRLARRFGWTESDDPVRIESDVAELFEPRDWTMLSHRVVFHGRRVCHSRKPACGACAVANWCPSFGSGETNPAKAAKLLKYELAPGNEELLEKLLAETHRAAEIRMESQRRTQ